Part of the Halopseudomonas maritima genome, AGGCCCCGGGTTGTTCGTATTTCTCGGCGTGACACCAATGACCCAGATGGGTAAGGCTGCGCCCAACCATTCGCCCGGATTTCTGATTGATGATGCAGCGCTGGTCACCGGCGTGCGAACACTGAGCATGCTGGCAAGCGACTACCTGCAGCAGGCCCAGGCCGAGAATTAACCAACGACCGCCCGGCGTCGGTCCAACCGGCCCGGGCTGCCTTCACGTGCAAGCCCACCCACCCGCTGGAACCTATCAAAGTCCTGGGGCGTGCCTGGCTCGGAGGCTGGTCCCCCCACTGCCGTCTTGACGCCTCCGCACGTTACGAACAAACCGGACCGCTCTATGTCCGGGTCGGCGGTCAGCTTCAATCGATTGTTTAATCAACTGCAAAACGCGCAGCGGCAGGTTGTAGAACGCCATATTTCAGATGTGAGCACCCGCCTCCGAGCACGCACCCGTTCCGGCGTACCCAGCCAACCAGAAAGAGTACTTTGGCATAAGCGGGCTAAAACCAATCCGGGCGATAGTGGAGAGGGGGCAGGCTTCCACTAGCCGCCGGGCAACCCAGCCTGGGATGCCCAGCGCATTCACGGTTGGTATGCAGAATGTAACGAAATAAACCTGCACCAGCCACGCGCCCCTACCGGTGGCGCAGGAGCGGCTTGCCGGTCTGGGTTATGCGCGAATAGTGCGCCAGGTTTGCGCCGCCCGGGCGTAAAAAAGGACCAAACCGCTAAGTGCTTGATCCTTCTTTAAAATATGGTCGGGACGGAGCGATTCGAACATTCGACCCCTTGCACCCCATGCGCTTTTTTGGTGGATTCCCACGGATTCCCATAGACGTTACCGGAAATCAAAAACCCTAGTAAATACGGGGTATACAGGCTAGATTAGCATCCACGAACGTCCACCACCATCCACCGCCAGCCACGCGAACCGGTGGGGCAAAAGTGGGGCAAAATTCTAAGCTACCGTTTTATACAAGGGGTAGACAGTGGCCAAGATTACCGCCAAGCAGCTTGAAGCACTCACCACGAATGACGACGGAAAGACCCTCCGCGAAGATGGCGGATTGGTTGGTAAAGTACGTGCCGGTGTCCGCGGGATCACCGTACTTTTTCGCTACGAATTCAAGCTCGATGGCAAGAAAGGTGACCACCGACTGGGTAGCTGGCCAAAGAAGTCTCTAGCCCAAATTCGTGCTGAACGTGATGGCGTACGTGCAACGGTCAGCAAAGGCGTTGACCCAACCTCCGCCCGCAAGGCAGCCAAGATCGAAGCGCAAGCCGCCATCGCTGCCACAATCGCTGAAGCCGAGCGGCAGGCCAGTGAGAGCAAGACCGTTCAGGATCTCTTCGATACCTGGCTGGCTGACGGTGTCGCTCGCCAGGACGGCAATGCCGAACTGCAGCGCAGATTCAAGAAAGACGTCCTCCCCTTTATTGGCAAAACTCAGATCCGCAACCTGACAGACAAGGACCTACTCAGCGTCCTGCGTAAAGTCAAAGCACGCGGGCTTAACCGCTCTGTTGTGATCCTCAACAACGACTTAGGCCAGATGCTGCGCTGGGCCGAGAAACGCAAACCCTGGCGCCCGCTGATGGCTGACGGCAACCCAGCTGACCTGATCGACGTAAAGAAACTACTTGATCACGACTACCAGGAAGAACGCGACCGCGTCCTGTCAGCCGACGAAATTCGCGAGCTCTGGAACATCTTCATCAAGCTGGAAGAGGACTACACCGCCCTGCCCGCCGGCAGCAAGTACAGCGGCATTCGACCAGTCAACGAGCGCGTGCAATGTGCCGTCTGGATTTGCCTTAGCACCTTGTGTCGCATAGGTGAACTGCTCAAGGCCGAATGGAAGCACGTCGATTTGGAGGCCGGACGCTGGTTTATTCCAGCCGAAAACACCAAAGGCCAGCGCGGTAAACGCCAGGACCACCACATTTTCCTCTCGGACT contains:
- a CDS encoding tyrosine-type recombinase/integrase, with product MAKITAKQLEALTTNDDGKTLREDGGLVGKVRAGVRGITVLFRYEFKLDGKKGDHRLGSWPKKSLAQIRAERDGVRATVSKGVDPTSARKAAKIEAQAAIAATIAEAERQASESKTVQDLFDTWLADGVARQDGNAELQRRFKKDVLPFIGKTQIRNLTDKDLLSVLRKVKARGLNRSVVILNNDLGQMLRWAEKRKPWRPLMADGNPADLIDVKKLLDHDYQEERDRVLSADEIRELWNIFIKLEEDYTALPAGSKYSGIRPVNERVQCAVWICLSTLCRIGELLKAEWKHVDLEAGRWFIPAENTKGQRGKRQDHHIFLSDFAKEQFQRLQHETGSTPFVFPNRSGDAHVNTKTVSKLIGDRQCRFKDRSKPLAGRHHDDSLVLAKGANGEWTPHDMRRTGATMMQALGVPLDIIDRCQNHLLGGSKVRRHYLLHDYAEEKRQAWEILGKELQLILNLPAAPLSPSCGRVSLAAY